One genomic window of Camelina sativa cultivar DH55 chromosome 5, Cs, whole genome shotgun sequence includes the following:
- the LOC104786679 gene encoding peptidyl-prolyl cis-trans isomerase CYP19-4 has product MLASFKCDHHQSIVYLLTYYSVSIEKKKMTKMARASSILFGTLLLLGAVASIEAKEDLKEITHKVYFDVEIDGKSAGRVVIGLFGKAVPKTAENFRALCTGEKGVGKSGKPLHYKGSKFHRIIPSFMIQGGDFTHGNGMGGESIYGQKFADENFKLKHTGPGLLSMANSGEDTNGSQFFITTVKTSWLDGRHVVFGKVEQGMDVVYKIEAEGKQSGTPKSKVVIADSGELPL; this is encoded by the exons ATGTTAGCTTCGTTCAAGTGTGATCATCATCAATCGATCGtttacttacttacttactaCTCTGTTtcgattgagaagaagaagatgacgaagatGGCGAGAGCAAGCTCTATTCTATTTGGAACTCTCCTCCTTCTCGGAGCCGTAGCTTCAATCGAG GCAAAAGAAGATCTGAAAGAGATTACTCACAAGGTTTACTTCGATGTCGAGATCGACGGCAAATCCGCTG GTCGCGTTGTTATAGGACTATTTGGCAAGGCAGTTCCTAAAACTGCAG AAAACTTCAGAGCTCTGTGCACAG GGGAGAAAGGTGTTGGGAAGAGTGGGAAGCCTCTACACTACAAGGGAAGCAAATTCCATAGAATCATTCCCAGCTTTATGATCCAGGGAGGTGACTTCACACACGGAAACGGTATGGGTGGAGAATCAATCTACGGTCAGAAGTTTGCAGATGAGAACTTCAAGCTGAAGCACACTGGGCCAG GTTTGCTTTCGATGGCTAACTCGGGAGAAGACACAAACGGTTCACAGTTTTTTATTACAACCGTGAAAACAAGCTGGTTAGATGGAAGGCATGTGGTGTTTGGGAAAGTGGAGCAAGGAATGGATGTTGTCTACAAGATTGAAGCTGAAGGAAAGCAAAGCGGAACTCCTAAGAGCAAAGTCGTTATTGCAGACAGTGGAGAACTTCCTCTCTAA
- the LOC104789186 gene encoding uncharacterized protein LOC104789186 → MKLLKVRTVCYQNMNFDGKTAMDIYQTHQSRACFPEARRIFHSAKEKLVCRSTTTTLAEYLSKDLSFIEKQNTLLGLNNFSIIRDTSRNTSNRHETILVVATLMVTAAFTAGLCPPGGFWQENGGRHKAGQMTMPFEYAFSFLALTGFAFLSSLYVILNLIIGLPMWKLIYGSTAALGIAISASYAVIFPSPGTYWIWHISAFIFVCAFPLIIFSMLFAIFKAFVVHKRRRQQVDFPASCFRSSHSYRY, encoded by the exons ATGAAGTTACTGAAAGTTAGAACA GTCTGCTATCAAAACATGAACTTTGATGGCAAAACTGCGATGGACATATATCAAACTCACCAGTCTAGAGCTTGTTTCCCTGAAGCAAGAAGAATATTTCATAGTGCTAAAGAAAAACTAGTTTGTCGTTCCACAACGACGACTCTTGCAGAATATTTGAGCAAAGATCTATCATTTATTGAGAAACAGAACACTCTCTTGGGGCTGAACAATTTCAGCATCATTAGAGACACTTCTCGAAACACTAGCAACCGCCACGAAACAATTCTTGTGGTGGCTACACTGATGGTCACAGCTGCATTCACGGCTGGTCTCTGTCCTCCAGGCGGATTTTGGCAGGAGAATGGCGGTAGGCACAAGGCTGGGCAGATGACAATGCCTTTCGAGTACGCCTTCTCTTTTCTTGCCCTCACAGGATTTGCCTTCTTATCATCTCTATACGTAATCCTAAATCTCATAATTGGACTCCCCATGTGGAAGTTAATCTATGGTTCAACGGCGGCTTTAGGTATCGCTATCTCTGCATCGTACGCCGTTATATTCCCGTCTCCAGGAACCTACTGGATTTGGCATATCTCAGCGTTCATCTTCGTCTGTGCATTCCCGTTGATTATATTTTCCATGTTGTTTGCTATTTTCAAGGCATTCGTTGTTCATAAACGTCGCCGGCAACAGGTAGACTTCCCGGCGAGCTGCTTCAGATCATCTCATAGCTATCGCTATTGA
- the LOC104789187 gene encoding ABC transporter G family member 31-like, giving the protein MVYQGPRQDVVGFFESLGFRLPPRKGVADFLQEVTSKKDQAQYWADPSKPYQFIPVSDIAAAFRNSQYGHAADSKLATPFDKSSADPFQIVKCIRNFVHLMDATVLMALL; this is encoded by the exons ATGGTGTATCAAGGCCCTCGACAAGATGTGGTGGGATTTTTTGAGTCTCTAGGATTCCGTCTCCCACCACGTAAAGGTGTTGCCGATTTTCTCCAAGAG GTGACTTCCAAAAAGGATCAAGCTCAATACTGGGCAGATCCTTCGAAACCATATCAGTTCATTCCTGTCTCAGACATAGCGGCTGCGTTCCGAAACTCACAATATGGGCATGCTGCGGATTCCAAGCTGGCCACACCATTTGATAAGTCATCAGCGGATCCNTTCCAGATTGTGAAATGCATCAGAAACTTTGTCCACCTAATGGATGCAACTGTTCTCATGGCACTTCTTTAG
- the LOC109132843 gene encoding ankyrin repeat-containing protein ITN1-like, producing MSVVVDVIVARDENMFEKLKKAAQDGDIGKLYELIAEDKNILDHFDKMAFCETPLHIAAEKGQTHFAMEVMSLKPSLALKLNVSGFSPMHLALHNNHSRMVRGFVAIDSSLVSIKGRGRITPLHQVARIGDAELLSEFLFACPSSVNDLTIKCETVVHIAVKNHQIMAFKSSILLHP from the exons ATGTCCGTCGTTGTGGATGTCATCGTAGCTCGAGATGAAAATATGTTTGAGAAACTGAAGAAGGCGGCTCAAGACGGGGATATAGGAAAGCTTTACGAGTTGATAGCAGAAGATAAAAACATTTTAGATCACTTTGATAAAATGGCTTTTTGTGAGACACCACTACACATTGCAGCTGAGAAAGGGCAAACTCATTTTGCCATGGAAGTAATGAGCCTTAAGCCGTCGCTTGCTTTGAAGCTAAACGTGTCAGGTTTCAGCCCTATGCATTTAGCCCTACACAACAACCACAGTCGAATGGTGAGAGGGTTTGTCGCAATTGACAGCAGCTTAGTCAGCATCAAGGGAAGAGGAAGGATTACTCCTTTGCATCAGGTGGCTCGAATAGGTGATGCAGAATTGTTGAGTGAGTTTTTGTTTGCTTGTCCTTCTTCTGTAAACGATTTGACGATTAAGTGTGAGACCGTTGTGCATATTGCTGTGAAGAACCACCAGATTATGGCATTTAAG TCTTCCATATTGCTACATCCATAA